In Mycolicibacterium mucogenicum DSM 44124, the following are encoded in one genomic region:
- a CDS encoding DUF2277 domain-containing protein yields MCRNITELRGLEPAATAEEIEAAARQYIRKVSGITRPTAANVDAFEAAVAEVTAVTERLLNQLPARRQPPKTVPPLRRPEVQARLAAK; encoded by the coding sequence ATGTGCCGCAACATCACCGAACTGCGTGGCCTGGAGCCGGCCGCCACGGCCGAGGAGATCGAGGCCGCCGCGCGTCAATACATCCGCAAGGTCAGCGGGATCACCCGTCCCACCGCCGCCAACGTCGACGCCTTCGAAGCCGCGGTCGCGGAGGTCACGGCTGTCACCGAGAGACTGTTGAACCAACTGCCGGCCCGTCGGCAGCCGCCCAAGACGGTGCCGCCGCTGCGGCGGCCCGAGGTGCAGGCGAGGTTGGCCGCCAAGTGA
- a CDS encoding DUF1802 family protein, translating into MNSPALKEWGAAVQALLDGRQTVLLRKGGIGEKRFEVSAPEFVLFPTVEHSHAARVRPEFTDLLEQSAGDSTETEVVLRGGAKVVAAVPVERPGQLDAIADLHIWTAESVQNDRLDFRPRHRLTVLVVQAKPLVAPVRLPRTPDYAGCRSWVDLPVTPEWGPPVYDDAALAAITERVRDSVG; encoded by the coding sequence GTGAATTCGCCCGCGCTCAAGGAGTGGGGCGCGGCGGTACAGGCGCTGCTCGACGGACGTCAGACGGTGCTGTTGCGCAAGGGCGGTATCGGCGAGAAGCGTTTCGAGGTATCGGCGCCGGAGTTCGTGTTGTTCCCGACGGTCGAGCACAGCCACGCGGCGCGGGTCCGTCCTGAGTTCACCGATCTTCTCGAGCAGTCTGCGGGGGACAGCACCGAAACCGAGGTGGTACTGCGCGGCGGCGCGAAAGTCGTTGCGGCCGTGCCAGTTGAGCGTCCGGGGCAGCTGGATGCCATCGCCGATCTGCATATTTGGACCGCTGAATCCGTGCAGAACGACCGGCTGGATTTCCGGCCCCGGCACCGGCTGACGGTCCTGGTGGTGCAGGCCAAACCACTCGTGGCACCGGTGCGGCTGCCGCGTACCCCCGACTATGCAGGCTGCCGCAGCTGGGTGGACCTGCCGGTGACGCCCGAGTGGGGACCGCCGGTGTACGACGACGCGGCGCTGGCCGCCATCACCGAGCGGGTGCGCGACTCAGTCGGCTGA
- a CDS encoding CocE/NonD family hydrolase, with amino-acid sequence MCRTGLSPVYSGGPTDCGPQASEALTAVTVPSKWVPFENVSSRTTRFASRLLSRILGVPPPTTDYTVSRVTTPMRDGVELVGSHYAPTGTAKGTLLVRCPYGRGFPFGPVFGAAYARRGYHVLLQSVRGTFGSGGDFEPMVNEIADAVDTAAWLRDQPWFTGSFATIGLSYLGFTQWALLTDPPPELKAAIIMVGPHDFAESTWGTGAFTLDNFLGWSDMMAHQEDPPLAVLTRRFRAPRLVARTHDQVPAGAAGRRLLGSGATWYESWLSHPDGTDPFWENMAFSDTLDKVDVPVLLIGGWQDLFLEQTLTQFQRLKSRGVPTAVTIGSWTHTQVMTRGGATVLRESLAWLDTHLAERTPESERAAVRVEVNGQGWLTMPDWPPAATELELYLQPAHRLSATAPADTVPPSRFTFDPAAPTPTLGGRLLSSAAGYQEDSALSRRPDVIDFTGEPLAEDLYLVGNPVIELTQSCDNPNRDVFVRLSAVDAKGKSRNVSDGFRRLTTPSDEPETLRLELDAVAHRIPAGSRLRVIVAGGCHPRYDRNLGTGEPVVTGERMVPATHAVHHGSGGVSRLLLPVVALSAD; translated from the coding sequence ATGTGCCGCACCGGCCTGAGTCCGGTCTACTCCGGGGGTCCGACAGATTGCGGTCCACAAGCATCGGAGGCGCTCACGGCCGTCACGGTCCCCAGCAAGTGGGTACCCTTCGAAAACGTGAGCTCACGAACCACCCGCTTCGCTTCCCGACTACTGAGCCGCATCCTCGGCGTCCCGCCCCCGACGACGGACTACACCGTCAGCCGCGTCACCACCCCGATGCGCGACGGCGTCGAACTCGTCGGTAGCCACTACGCGCCCACCGGCACTGCGAAGGGCACCCTGCTGGTGCGGTGCCCCTACGGCCGTGGGTTCCCCTTCGGCCCGGTGTTCGGCGCTGCATACGCCCGCCGCGGCTACCACGTGCTGCTGCAGAGTGTGCGCGGCACGTTCGGCTCCGGTGGCGACTTCGAACCGATGGTCAACGAGATCGCCGACGCCGTGGACACCGCGGCCTGGTTGCGCGATCAGCCGTGGTTCACCGGGTCGTTCGCGACAATCGGGTTGTCGTACCTGGGCTTCACCCAGTGGGCGCTGCTCACCGATCCCCCGCCCGAGCTCAAGGCCGCAATCATCATGGTCGGCCCGCACGACTTCGCCGAATCAACCTGGGGCACCGGCGCTTTCACGCTCGACAACTTCCTGGGCTGGAGCGACATGATGGCGCACCAGGAAGATCCACCTCTGGCCGTGCTGACCCGGCGCTTTCGGGCACCGCGCCTGGTCGCCCGCACACACGACCAGGTGCCGGCCGGAGCCGCCGGACGCCGGCTACTGGGTTCCGGAGCGACCTGGTACGAATCCTGGCTGAGCCACCCCGACGGCACCGACCCGTTCTGGGAGAACATGGCCTTCAGCGACACGCTCGACAAGGTCGACGTGCCGGTGCTGCTCATCGGCGGCTGGCAAGACCTGTTCCTGGAGCAGACCCTGACGCAGTTCCAGCGCCTGAAGTCGCGTGGCGTGCCGACCGCCGTCACCATCGGATCGTGGACCCACACCCAGGTGATGACCCGCGGCGGCGCCACGGTGCTGCGGGAATCGCTGGCCTGGCTCGACACCCACCTGGCCGAGCGCACCCCGGAGTCCGAACGGGCGGCCGTCCGGGTCGAGGTCAACGGGCAGGGCTGGCTGACCATGCCGGACTGGCCACCGGCCGCCACCGAACTCGAGCTCTACCTGCAGCCGGCGCACCGGCTCAGCGCGACCGCGCCCGCCGACACCGTGCCACCGTCGCGATTCACCTTCGATCCCGCGGCACCGACGCCCACGCTGGGCGGCCGGTTGCTGTCGTCGGCGGCGGGCTACCAGGAGGATTCCGCCCTCAGCCGGCGGCCCGACGTCATCGACTTCACCGGTGAGCCGCTCGCCGAAGACCTGTACCTGGTCGGAAACCCGGTGATCGAGCTGACCCAGTCGTGCGACAACCCCAACCGGGACGTCTTCGTCCGGCTCAGCGCGGTCGACGCAAAGGGCAAGTCCCGCAACGTCAGCGATGGATTCCGCAGGCTGACAACACCTTCCGACGAGCCCGAGACCCTCCGACTCGAACTCGACGCAGTCGCGCACCGGATCCCCGCCGGCTCCAGGCTGCGGGTGATCGTCGCGGGCGGTTGCCACCCGCGGTACGACCGCAACCTCGGCACCGGCGAGCCCGTCGTCACGGGCGAGCGGATGGTGCCGGCCACCCACGCGGTGCACCACGGCTCCGGTGGGGTGTCCCGGCTGCTGCTGCCGGTGGTCGCGCTGTCAGCCGACTGA
- a CDS encoding type II toxin-antitoxin system VapB family antitoxin produces the protein MALNIKDPAVHDAVKEIARITGESQAQAVATAVNDRLRRLQADDLAERLLDIARSIRSRLGPEGLPDHGELLYDEYGLPK, from the coding sequence ATGGCGCTGAATATCAAAGACCCGGCCGTCCATGACGCCGTGAAAGAGATCGCAAGGATCACCGGCGAGTCGCAGGCGCAGGCCGTCGCGACCGCGGTGAACGATCGGCTGCGACGATTGCAGGCCGATGATCTGGCAGAGCGCTTGCTGGATATTGCCCGCAGTATCAGGAGCCGGCTGGGCCCCGAGGGACTTCCCGACCATGGCGAGCTGCTTTACGACGAATACGGACTGCCCAAATGA
- a CDS encoding type II toxin-antitoxin system VapC family toxin, which yields MIVDTSAIVALIADEDDVGVYARAIAAAVVPRLSAASYLECGIVLDARRDPVISTRFDDLVDSAGFVIEPVTERQARLARQAYRDFGKGSGHPAGLNFGDCFAYALAIDCREPLLWKGDDFGHTGVRSALESS from the coding sequence ATGATCGTGGACACATCGGCCATCGTCGCGCTGATTGCTGACGAGGACGACGTGGGAGTCTATGCCCGGGCGATCGCCGCCGCAGTGGTGCCGCGGTTGTCGGCGGCAAGCTATCTCGAATGCGGAATCGTCCTGGATGCACGCCGTGATCCAGTCATCAGTACGCGGTTCGATGACCTGGTGGATAGCGCCGGATTCGTCATCGAACCGGTGACCGAGCGTCAGGCCCGGCTGGCCCGCCAGGCCTATCGTGACTTCGGGAAAGGCAGCGGCCACCCAGCGGGCCTGAACTTCGGTGACTGCTTCGCATATGCACTGGCGATCGACTGCCGCGAGCCATTGCTGTGGAAGGGCGATGACTTCGGACACACGGGTGTCCGGTCAGCGCTCGAGTCCAGCTAG
- a CDS encoding DUF3558 domain-containing protein — MAGKLRLVSALCALVTAGVVVTQTNPVSPTGGDNVELRSTSAPLSSTIKSPIISTTNPSPFDPCDQIPLDAINAMGLGFTPPDHEDGLRCHYDAGNYQVAVEPIVWRTYEQTLPADAVELNIAGHRAAQYWIMKPTDWNDRWWVTCMITFKTSYGLINQSLFYSPIESPDRPDCLQTNLQRANQLVPFYKF, encoded by the coding sequence ATGGCCGGGAAACTGCGGCTGGTGTCGGCGCTGTGTGCGCTCGTGACGGCAGGCGTGGTGGTCACACAGACCAACCCGGTGTCACCGACCGGCGGCGACAACGTGGAGCTACGCTCCACCTCCGCTCCACTCAGCAGCACCATCAAGTCGCCGATCATCTCCACGACGAACCCGAGCCCATTCGACCCGTGCGATCAGATTCCGCTCGACGCCATCAACGCCATGGGCCTGGGGTTCACCCCGCCCGACCATGAAGACGGCCTGCGCTGCCACTACGACGCCGGTAACTACCAGGTGGCCGTCGAACCGATCGTCTGGCGCACCTACGAGCAGACGCTGCCGGCCGACGCCGTCGAGCTGAACATCGCCGGACACCGCGCCGCGCAGTACTGGATCATGAAGCCGACCGACTGGAATGACCGGTGGTGGGTGACCTGCATGATCACCTTCAAGACCAGCTACGGCCTGATCAACCAGTCGCTGTTCTACTCGCCGATCGAGTCGCCGGACCGCCCGGACTGCCTGCAGACAAACCTGCAGCGCGCCAACCAGCTGGTGCCGTTCTACAAGTTCTGA
- a CDS encoding metallophosphoesterase family protein, with product MSTQPTLWAISDLHIGHTGNKPVTESLHPASPDDWLIVAGDVAERTDDIRWSLDLLRKRFAKVIWVPGNHELWTTNKDPMQIFGKARYDYLVDMCDQMGIVTPEHPFPVWTGPGGAATIVPMFLLYDYSFLPAGTATKAEGLAVAKERNVVGTDEFLLSSEPYATRDAWCRDRVNITRKKLDDLDWMESTVLVNHFPLVREPCDAMFYPEFSLWCGTTATKDWHTRYNAICSVYGHLHIPRTTYYDGVRFEEVSVGYPREWRRRKPYRWMRQILPDPQYPPGYLNDFGGHFEITQEMREHAQKMQDRINSRRL from the coding sequence GTGTCGACCCAGCCGACCCTTTGGGCAATCAGTGACCTGCACATCGGGCATACCGGAAACAAGCCGGTCACCGAGTCGCTGCACCCGGCCTCGCCGGACGACTGGCTGATCGTCGCCGGTGACGTCGCCGAGCGCACCGACGACATCCGGTGGTCCCTGGACCTGCTGCGCAAGCGTTTCGCCAAGGTGATCTGGGTGCCGGGCAACCACGAACTGTGGACCACCAACAAGGACCCGATGCAGATCTTCGGGAAGGCCCGCTACGACTACCTGGTCGACATGTGCGACCAGATGGGCATCGTGACCCCCGAGCATCCGTTCCCGGTCTGGACCGGCCCCGGCGGCGCGGCGACGATCGTGCCGATGTTCCTGCTGTACGACTACAGCTTCCTGCCCGCGGGCACCGCGACGAAGGCCGAGGGGCTCGCGGTGGCCAAGGAGCGCAACGTCGTCGGCACCGACGAGTTCCTGCTGTCGAGCGAGCCGTACGCCACCCGGGACGCGTGGTGCCGGGACCGGGTGAACATCACCCGTAAGAAGCTCGACGACCTGGACTGGATGGAGTCCACGGTCCTGGTCAACCACTTCCCCCTGGTGCGCGAACCCTGCGACGCCATGTTCTATCCGGAGTTCTCGCTGTGGTGCGGCACCACGGCGACCAAGGACTGGCACACCCGCTACAACGCCATCTGCTCGGTGTACGGCCACCTGCACATCCCGCGCACCACCTACTACGACGGGGTGCGGTTCGAGGAGGTCTCGGTCGGCTATCCGCGAGAGTGGCGGCGCCGCAAGCCTTATCGGTGGATGCGCCAAATCCTGCCGGACCCCCAGTACCCACCCGGCTACCTCAACGACTTCGGTGGTCACTTCGAGATCACCCAGGAAATGCGGGAGCACGCGCAGAAGATGCAGGACCGAATCAATTCGAGGCGACTGTGA
- a CDS encoding 4'-phosphopantetheinyl transferase family protein, with translation MTLLTQVLPDVVATAETYSDPADLVPLPEEEPLIARSVAKRRNEFITVRHCAREALGKLDVGPVPILKGDKGEPCWPDGIVGSLTHCEGFRGAVVARATEVRSVGIDAEPHGVLPKGVLGAVALPEEQSAIGTLEGDLHWDRILFCAKEATYKAWFPLTHRWLGFEDAHITFELDSSGTSGTFLSRILIDPAAESGPPLTELPGRFTVSNGLVLTAISL, from the coding sequence GTGACCTTGCTGACCCAGGTGCTGCCCGACGTGGTAGCCACCGCCGAGACCTATTCCGACCCGGCCGATCTGGTTCCACTGCCGGAGGAAGAACCGCTGATCGCGCGCTCGGTGGCCAAACGGCGCAACGAGTTCATCACCGTGCGGCACTGCGCCCGTGAGGCATTGGGCAAGCTCGACGTCGGCCCGGTCCCGATCCTCAAGGGGGACAAGGGTGAACCGTGCTGGCCCGACGGGATCGTCGGCAGCCTGACGCACTGCGAGGGCTTCCGTGGCGCGGTCGTGGCCCGCGCCACCGAAGTGCGGTCTGTCGGTATCGACGCCGAACCGCACGGCGTGCTGCCCAAGGGCGTGCTCGGCGCTGTGGCGTTGCCGGAAGAGCAGAGCGCCATCGGGACGCTGGAGGGCGACCTGCACTGGGACCGAATCCTGTTCTGCGCCAAGGAGGCGACGTACAAGGCCTGGTTCCCGTTGACCCACCGTTGGCTGGGTTTCGAGGACGCGCACATCACCTTCGAGCTGGATTCGTCGGGGACTTCGGGCACGTTTCTGTCGCGCATCCTCATCGACCCGGCCGCTGAGTCGGGGCCGCCGTTGACCGAACTGCCGGGACGTTTCACGGTGTCCAACGGCCTTGTCCTGACGGCGATCTCACTGTGA
- the truB gene encoding tRNA pseudouridine(55) synthase TruB, with the protein MKAASKPAPPPGLVIVDKPAGMTSHDVVGRCRRLFGTRKVGHAGTLDPMATGVLVVGIERATKILGLLTATDKQYIATIRLGQTTSTEDAEGEVLETVSAAHVTDGKIESAVAALRGEIDQVPSAVSAIKVDGERAYKLVREGKAPELAARRVRISQFTVDAVRRVEDFVDVDVTVDCSSGTYIRALARDVGATLGVGGHLTALRRTKVGRYGLDEARTLEQLTDAAELSYSLDAACLLGFPRRDLTDAETEDTRHGRALAPAGIEGTYAATAADGRVIALLEDGPKRTSSVVVLRPATL; encoded by the coding sequence GTGAAGGCTGCATCGAAGCCGGCCCCGCCACCGGGCCTGGTGATCGTCGACAAACCCGCCGGGATGACGAGCCATGACGTCGTCGGCCGGTGCCGGCGACTGTTCGGCACCCGCAAAGTGGGGCATGCCGGCACTTTGGACCCGATGGCCACCGGCGTGCTGGTGGTCGGCATCGAACGGGCCACCAAGATCCTCGGTCTGCTGACCGCCACCGACAAGCAGTACATCGCGACCATCCGGCTCGGCCAGACCACGTCGACCGAAGACGCCGAAGGCGAAGTGCTGGAGACGGTTTCGGCCGCGCACGTGACCGACGGCAAGATCGAGTCGGCGGTCGCGGCGTTACGCGGCGAGATCGACCAGGTGCCGTCGGCGGTCAGTGCCATCAAGGTCGACGGCGAGCGCGCGTACAAGCTGGTCCGCGAAGGCAAGGCGCCGGAACTGGCGGCCCGCCGGGTGCGGATCTCTCAGTTCACTGTTGACGCGGTGCGGCGCGTCGAGGATTTCGTCGACGTCGACGTGACCGTGGACTGCTCGTCGGGCACCTACATTCGGGCGCTGGCCCGTGATGTCGGCGCGACGCTCGGTGTCGGCGGGCACCTGACGGCGTTGCGGCGCACCAAGGTTGGTCGCTACGGCTTGGACGAGGCGCGGACGTTGGAGCAGCTGACCGACGCCGCCGAATTGAGCTACTCGCTGGATGCGGCTTGTCTGCTGGGGTTCCCGCGCAGGGACCTGACCGACGCCGAGACCGAGGACACGCGCCATGGCCGGGCCCTCGCGCCGGCCGGCATCGAGGGCACCTACGCCGCGACCGCTGCCGATGGGCGCGTGATCGCCCTGTTGGAGGACGGGCCCAAACGCACCAGCAGCGTCGTGGTGCTGCGCCCGGCCACGCTGTAG
- a CDS encoding TetR/AcrR family transcriptional regulator, giving the protein MTAGVEGQAKRRTQAERSAAMRTRLLDATVDCLVTYGYSGTTTQRVAEIAGVTRGAQVHHFRSKEDLVAAAIEHLAEQRVQAAIRDLGRVANSPDPVTMTLDYLWESHQGPIFVATLELWVAARTDRVLAEHIERVEPIVTGALISALAQLIPSRAAQKDLRDLAFTAMDALRGILLLAFVDRDTKKARKRWARVCEQLRGMFVEALAVQPGNAEITS; this is encoded by the coding sequence GTGACCGCGGGTGTGGAGGGGCAGGCCAAGCGCCGTACCCAGGCTGAGCGGAGTGCCGCAATGCGCACCCGCCTGCTCGATGCCACAGTGGATTGCCTGGTCACCTACGGTTATTCCGGGACCACGACGCAACGTGTCGCGGAAATCGCCGGCGTGACGCGTGGCGCCCAAGTTCACCATTTCCGGTCCAAGGAAGATCTTGTCGCCGCAGCGATCGAGCACCTCGCCGAGCAGCGCGTGCAGGCCGCCATCCGCGATCTCGGACGGGTGGCGAACAGCCCGGATCCGGTGACGATGACGCTGGACTACCTGTGGGAATCCCACCAGGGACCGATCTTCGTGGCGACCTTGGAGCTCTGGGTGGCGGCGCGTACTGACCGGGTGCTGGCCGAGCATATTGAGCGTGTCGAACCCATCGTCACGGGTGCGCTGATCAGCGCACTGGCCCAACTGATTCCGAGCCGGGCCGCACAGAAGGACTTGCGCGACCTGGCGTTCACCGCAATGGATGCGTTGCGGGGGATTCTGCTCTTGGCCTTCGTGGATCGGGATACGAAGAAGGCGCGCAAGCGCTGGGCCCGGGTGTGTGAGCAGCTACGCGGCATGTTTGTCGAGGCTCTGGCCGTTCAACCCGGCAACGCCGAAATCACTTCCTAG
- a CDS encoding lipid-transfer protein has product MPNKVYVIGVGMTKFEKPGSRLNPDGSAWDYPDMARESGSKALADAGIDYREVQEAYVGYVYGESTSGQRAVYELGMTGIPVVNVNNNCSTGSTALYLAARAVRSGLADCTLALGFEKMQPGSLGSMYDDREQPMAKHIMAMAEISEVLFPPAPWMFGAAGREHMKQFGSTAEHFAKIGYKNHKHSVNNPYAQFQDEYSLEDILAARMIYDPLTKLQCSPTSDGSGAAILASEAFVEKHGLAGKAVEIVGQAMTTDFEDSFDGTCKALIGYYMNVAAAQQVYEQSELGAEDFQVIELHDCFSANELLLYEALGLCGEGEAAKLIDNGDTTYGGRWVVNPSGGLISKGHPLGATGLAQCAELTWQLRGTADKRQVENVTAALQHNIGLGGAAVVTAYQRAER; this is encoded by the coding sequence ATGCCCAACAAGGTGTATGTGATCGGCGTCGGGATGACGAAGTTCGAGAAGCCCGGTTCTCGGCTCAATCCGGACGGGTCGGCGTGGGACTACCCGGATATGGCCCGCGAGTCCGGGTCAAAAGCGTTGGCGGACGCAGGGATTGACTATCGCGAAGTTCAGGAGGCCTATGTCGGCTACGTCTACGGCGAGTCGACCTCGGGGCAGCGCGCGGTCTACGAGCTGGGGATGACGGGCATCCCGGTGGTGAACGTCAACAACAACTGTTCGACCGGATCCACCGCGCTGTACCTCGCCGCACGAGCGGTGCGCAGCGGCCTCGCCGACTGCACGCTGGCGCTCGGTTTCGAGAAGATGCAGCCGGGCTCGCTCGGGTCGATGTACGACGACCGCGAACAGCCCATGGCCAAGCACATCATGGCGATGGCGGAAATCTCGGAGGTGCTGTTCCCGCCGGCGCCGTGGATGTTTGGTGCCGCCGGCCGTGAGCACATGAAGCAATTCGGCTCGACCGCAGAGCATTTCGCCAAGATCGGCTACAAGAACCACAAGCACTCGGTCAACAACCCGTACGCGCAGTTCCAGGACGAATACAGCCTTGAGGACATCCTGGCCGCGCGGATGATCTACGACCCGCTGACCAAGCTGCAGTGCTCGCCGACGTCGGACGGATCCGGTGCGGCGATCCTGGCCAGTGAAGCGTTCGTCGAGAAGCACGGGTTGGCTGGGAAGGCCGTCGAGATCGTCGGGCAGGCGATGACCACCGACTTCGAGGACAGCTTCGACGGCACCTGCAAGGCGCTCATCGGCTACTACATGAATGTCGCTGCCGCCCAGCAGGTTTACGAGCAGTCGGAACTCGGGGCCGAGGACTTCCAGGTCATCGAACTGCACGACTGCTTCAGCGCCAACGAACTGCTGCTCTACGAAGCCCTGGGCCTGTGCGGCGAAGGTGAAGCGGCCAAGCTCATCGACAACGGCGACACCACCTACGGCGGGAGGTGGGTGGTCAACCCGTCGGGCGGGCTCATCTCCAAGGGGCATCCGCTGGGTGCCACCGGCCTGGCGCAATGTGCCGAACTCACCTGGCAGCTGCGCGGTACCGCGGACAAGCGGCAGGTCGAGAACGTCACGGCCGCCCTGCAGCACAACATCGGCTTGGGCGGGGCGGCCGTCGTCACCGCCTACCAGCGCGCCGAGCGCTGA
- a CDS encoding type II toxin-antitoxin system Rv0910 family toxin, which produces MGHIEATKQLSASPEALWAIVSDLPNWDKWFTVHEKWLCDVPATVTPGTTLTAKIVMLGMANKIEWTIQKMEAPTTFVLSGTGMAGVKALFEFTVTPSGSGSEFKVAGDFEGALVKGALAKAVEKDGAKQLDKTLEQLDALASAAV; this is translated from the coding sequence ATGGGACACATCGAAGCAACCAAGCAGCTGTCGGCCTCACCGGAGGCGTTGTGGGCGATTGTTTCCGATCTGCCCAACTGGGACAAGTGGTTCACCGTCCACGAGAAGTGGCTGTGTGACGTGCCGGCAACGGTCACACCGGGCACCACGCTGACCGCGAAGATCGTCATGCTCGGCATGGCCAACAAGATCGAATGGACGATCCAGAAGATGGAGGCGCCGACCACGTTCGTGTTGTCCGGCACTGGTATGGCCGGCGTCAAGGCGCTCTTCGAGTTCACCGTGACCCCATCGGGCAGCGGCTCGGAGTTCAAGGTGGCCGGCGACTTCGAGGGCGCGCTGGTCAAGGGTGCGCTGGCCAAGGCGGTCGAGAAGGACGGCGCCAAGCAGCTCGACAAGACACTCGAGCAGCTCGACGCACTTGCGTCGGCGGCGGTCTGA